The genomic stretch GTAGTTTAAATAACCTCACTAGCTAGTTTCCataccactacactacacacgtCTCTACTGCTACAAGCGGCCGCACGTCCGTCACGCACGAGGACACGTCCACGAGGATGTGGTATAAAAACGTATCGCAAAGCGGGAATCCTCTATTCACCTGAGCaaaaacatctacacacacacacacacacacacacacacacacacctctacacacacctctacacacatgGTGCAAAACCCTCTTTAAATCTACCtcacaatttaaacaataataaaagaaaaagattatatttaatatcaatAAATTAAAGTGTTGAAGAAGGCGGAGCCTGAAGAAGTGCTACTGAAGGACGAAAAGCAGCTCGGAGCTGCAGAGATTATCTGCATAATGAAGCAGGAAGTGCTGAAGATGCAAATAGGgttcgttttttttccccccagagaagcagatacattttttttaaaagtgccAATATTTTTCAGACACACACGTGGTGCTGAAAGATGAAGTGAAGAAGAAGGACGACGCCAAACCGAGACCCTTTACAGATAGCTGAGGTCTGTGAAGTCGCAGTCGAATAGTTCACTGATGCCCTCATAGTCCTCCAGACCGAAATGGTAGTCCTGCGTGTGGGGCGGAGACAAGCTGATGAAGCTGAAGGGATCTGAGCCGGAACCGGGACCGGCCCGGTCTAAAAGAAAGTCTGATGATCCCAGGGTCAAGGGGTCGAAGTCGGCCATCTCGCTGATACCTGGGAAAGGGTCCAGCATTGACTCTGGAAACAGAATACatcatttagtgtgtgtgtacatatttttataactcgagacaggaaataaaaattGGAAGAAAAGGAAGCAGCAGAGCTTGTTGTTGCCCCTGGTGCCTCAAGTGCCCACCTGTCTCATTTACTAAAGGAAGAGGGGAGGTGCTTGGGAGCATCGCCAGTGTCGAGGATCTCACATCCTGTGGAGGAGCAGGGCTTTGAGTGGACGATTTAGCAGGACTGCAGCCTGTTACAGGACTACAAACTCCAGAGCTGTCCTCAGGACACAGGAACACATCGATGGGTCCCTCAGTGCTCTTCAGGGAGATCTGGTACCCCTGTGCAGCCAAATCATCAGTCAGGACAAAAGCAATtcacttcctttttatttgttgaaCAATTAAGGCTCAGGTTCTGACTGAAGCTCTGTGAGGAAAatcctgggatttaaacttacaaccttcAGATAACCAGAATGAATTCTTATTACCTCGCTGGGCTCGCTGACGGTCATCTGTGTTTCGGGCGGGGCTCGGATCACGATGACGATCTGATCCGGAGGGTCTACGGTGCTGCGCAGGTCCTGACATCTCACGTACCCCAACGTGAAAAAAGAGTTAAAGATCACTGTGTACTGTGAACCTGTTTTgaacctttttttaaagaccTGAGTTTTAATCGCAAGCAAGCTgtaaagtaacacacacacacacacacacacacacacacacacacacacacacacacacacacagaggaaggatatattttattttctgagtCCTCGGTGAGGAGGCGGAGCTGCAAACTGGACTTGCTGATAAGTTCATCCAATTTGTCTTCAGCGTCGGACAGTTCAGACACTTCCTTCTGTAACTCCTGATGGCGAGCGACCGAGGCGCCGTCGATACGGTttccactgtaacacacacacacacacacacacacacacacacacacacacacacacacacacaatcggtAAGCAGGTCCTATTcatatcatgtgtgtgtgtgtgtgtgtgtgtgagagagagagctaaaaCTCACAGCCACTGAATGTTGTTCTTGGATTTCTTGGAGATGAGATGAATGCCCTCGAGGACATTGGTGATGTCATAGATGCGTCTCTTTTGGACATCCAGCACCTGTGAGGCCCAGTTCAGGTCCACCACACCGTCTGTAGACTGAGAGAGCAGGTCCAGGAAGCGCTTGGTGGTGAGGTTCAGGGACGTGTCATAGCGGGATTTCTCCGTGCTCAGCCGAGGGACTGAGGAGAGAAAGACAAGAGCATTGACACGGCTGAGTAACCGGGAACAGCATGTAGAGTaaagaaaacatcaaaataacaccatatatgtgtgtgtgtgtgtgtgtgtgtgtgtgtgtatatatacctttAGGACGTCCAGGTGTGGCAGGAGGAGCAGGACATGGAGGTGGAGGTCTAGTTGTGCTGATGTACTGGTGATCATTGTCCAAATCTAACTTCCtcttcacctacacacacacacacacacacacacacacacacacacacacacagtcaattATTCAGCCCACCCTGTTTAGAAGCAGATagaaaaggaagaaatgaagaatACAATGATGAACAGGacgttgagaaaaaaaaagaaaggtggaagaggaagaagacgaTGAGGATCAAAAGGGaaaggaggaggtggaggatggGAAAAGGGAGAAGTGCAGCAAGGAGAAGAGAAATAAGGAAAGAAATGCGGAATAAAAACCGAGGAGTTTAGAAAGCAAAGATGGTGAAATGAACAGGTATAAATTGAGTaagaagagaaagaacaagTAGAGGAAGGAGAGTCGAATGTAGAAGTAGTAGAGtgagaagaaaggagaaaagtgtCATTATaacctctgaccttctgatcaggaaCGTTCAGAGCCACtactgagtgtgtatgtgggaaCAATAGGTGGTATGATCTCTGTTTTGCcctggtgtgtttgtgtttgtgtaggcgtgtgtttgtgtttgtgtaggcgtgtgtgtgtgtgtgtgtgtgtgtgtgtctgtagtacCGGCGGGCGGCCCGGCGCCGTGTCTCTGGACTGCTGTGCCCCGGACAGTGCGGTACTGTGCGGGTGGAGAACAGCAGCAGATCCCCTCCTGCACTCCGGGGTTGAAGAAGCTCCACACCGCTGCACGCTGGAGAGATGATGACGATCTGATGATCTGCACTCAGGTCGATGCTGCCGCTGTTCAAAAGAGTCTCAAAGTCCAGCAGCAGATCCTCCGAGCTATGAGCCGTAACCACCGTGTCGGTCATCCCGGATCCGTGAGCGTTGACCTTCACTTATATAAAAAACAGCTATAATATCGGGTTCCTGTGAGTTCCACTGAAGAGtctgatgatgacgatgatgatgatgaaaatacAATAGACTAAAGTTTAGCTGGATGCTTTCGACACGGATATAAATGACCCGTCTGATCACTAATCTGAAGCACCTAATGGATTTTTATAGTCAAAAGAGATTTTTAATATCTAGTTAGATTTCAGGAGAACgatgttataaatgtgtaattacAGCAGCACAGTCACATGACTTCAACTCAAATCTCCTTTGTTTTGGTCTGAAAGTCTGAACCACATGCAGGTTAAAagattaaatgcaaaaaagctgcaaatattatttatattaatattaataataataataaacactctAAAACACAATATCAATACACATAATCATTTATACATTATTGATTATAGAGACTCTGAGAGGAAAAAGACAAACAGGCCAAAAAACagcaacttttttcttttgctcattTTCACAACGCTTTTGTTCAAACTTGCAGGTTTTTATGCAGAAGAAGGTTTGAGAAATTAAAGTTGTCACTGCtcagaaaaaaaagctgatgcAGATGAAGATCCGAGAGCAAAACAAAGACTCTCAGGTCTTCCTGCAGCTCGGTGATGTTTCTCAGCTCGATCAGGAAGTTTGATCGGATTTGGAAGAAACAATGCAGAACGAGAGCTTCATCCACAGCTCGCAGGTGTGAAGATAAAACCTCCAGGAGCGTTCGGATGTCCCTCACGACCGCTTGCAGAGTCCATCGGAGTCCATCAGTCGGCCCCCGGGTCTTTTCTGCGCCCAGACGCCCAGACGCTGCGCGCGCTTGTTTTTGTTGTCGCTCCAGCTGATCGGAAACGAGCTGACTTTTTCACGCGCCAAATCCTACTTTGCCGCGAAAAGTGGCACGTGGCCGAAACGAGTGAGGCGATTGGCTTGAGCGCGGTGCGCCTTCCGCGCCACGTCACACGCTTCCGGCTTTCTGATTGGCTACGCGAGTTTGTCACTCATCGATGGGAAACAAAAACACGCAGCCTCCATTTTGGCTCcgattttctatttaaataaaaataagactaATGAATGAAACGAAGGCTCAGAGttgaaaatgttatattttatatacattccAACGCCACGCGGTGACGCAGTGGTGTCTTTTCAGGGGAAGGTTCGCACAAAATGCGCCAACACAGTCGCCCGAAGACGTCAACGTGACctgatttgcatattcatgatTCGTTCAGCTCATTAGCATAATTCAAGACACAAACAAAGAAGTCACTTTAATAACACgaggaaaaaaattatcaggaagaaaacagaataaataaacttatttaAAGCCCCAAGCGGTTATTTTATATTCGTCACATTAACGCAAACAAAAACGTTAATTTACTTCCAATATCTGatatactgatatatatatatatcttctattgtttatacttttatttatcaaCTCCTTTTTATCttaaattctattccttttttatgcttaaatgttggacagtcataaaaagcatttcactgcatgtcgtactctgtatgtttgtgtatgtgacaaataaaatttgatttcacTAATGACTAATGCGCTCTCTGACCCTCCAATCAGAGGACGTGAAAAAGTTGATTGGACGCCAGCTAGCGGGCCTCAGATTGACTAAATTGCAGgctgattggttaaaacaacaaCTTCAGGTAACATacagctaaaactaaaaaaagccTGCAGGTGCTCACAGTGCTGGCCTCAGTGAGGTGatgtctgaaatctgattggatagaaacttcTACGTAAACTTTCACTCGATGGCGAAGCTATGAAATGAATAGAGAATGGACTATTAGGGGaaatttattacatattcatagacataatatattaatagtctaaaaaaactttcaaatatCTACTTAGAATTCATGATATCAATgttgtaaatgtgtaataacagcagcactggagctccatgtatttattatatatgcaGGCTGACGTTACTGGAATGAATTCCAATCGTCACGTAAGTTTTAATTGTCATTCCAGCCACATACAAACAACATTCCTCTAAGACAACACaagttaacaaaaacaaaacacaaaacaaactggGACACGACATAAGTGCATGTAGAATGTAGGAATGATTTgtttcacatttatatttatatttacatatatcaACACAGGTTCACTAGGTTGCAAATTTAGAATACATCAACCTAAAAAGCTGGAGgaattaaagcattttttgttaacacacaaacaaaaaacaacaaacagttTTGGATTGAAAGGCTTAACCACATGTAGGTTAAAGATTAAAGCGACATGCTGCAAATAATATTCcaaaacacaataaatcaataaaaaaggtGATGAAAAATGAAGATCTGAGAGCACaacaaagatttattttcttaGGTCTTCCTGCAGCTCGGTGTTGTTCTCGGATCTGACCACAAGGTGTCGCTGAAGCGCGAGTCGCCGCTCAGGCTCCTGCTGGAGGAGAAGAAGACGCAGGTCAGTGGTGCTGCTGCTCGGGTTTAGGGCTTCAGTGGTGCTGGAACTCCACCGCTGTCATCATGTCGCAGGCGATTTTTGAGGTGTTAGAAGGTGAAactatttttcttattatttttggcCACTGGGttgaggtgtgtttgtgtgcgcgcgcgtgtgtgtgtgtgtgtgtgtgtgtgtgtgtgtgtgtgtgtgtgtgtgtgtgtgtgtgtaggttttccCTCTTCCGTGTTTTTCTTCTGGGTCCCAGaataaacacatgaacacaatATTAAATTCTTCTTATTGCATTTAAATTAAGAagggaaattaattaattaattaagggattatttacattcattcattcattcatttattttacagtcattaaatcactatatatttttttctgtctactgtttgttatatatatatatatatatatatatgtgtgtgtgtgtgtgtgtgtgtgtgtgtgtgtgtgtgtaaagctgttgtaACGCTCATCTGATCTGTAAGAATGcacttttctttgttaaaaatCAGCACTGATGTATTTAATATGTAACTGATTGAAATGAATCTGTTTCTCAGGAATGGACAATCAGACTGTTCTTGCTGTTCAGTCGTTCCTGGA from Silurus meridionalis isolate SWU-2019-XX chromosome 16, ASM1480568v1, whole genome shotgun sequence encodes the following:
- the e2f1 gene encoding LOW QUALITY PROTEIN: transcription factor E2F1 (The sequence of the model RefSeq protein was modified relative to this genomic sequence to represent the inferred CDS: inserted 1 base in 1 codon), whose amino-acid sequence is MTDTVVTAHSSEDLLLDFETLLNSGSIDLSADHQIVIISPACSGVELLQPRSAGGDLLLFSXPHSTALSGAQQSRDTAPGRPPVKRKLDLDNDHQYISTTRPPPPCPAPPATPGRPKVPRLSTEKSRYDTSLNLTTKRFLDLLSQSTDGVVDLNWASQVLDVQKRRIYDITNVLEGIHLISKKSKNNIQWLGNRIDGASVARHQELQKEVSELSDAEDKLDELISKSSLQLRLLTEDSENKMLGYVRCQDLRSTVDPPDQIVIVIRAPPETQMTVSEPSEGYQISLKSTEGPIDVFLCPEDSSGVCSPVTGCSPAKSSTQSPAPPQDVRSSTLAMLPSTSPLPLVNETESMLDPFPGISEMADFDPLTLGSSDFLLDRAGPGSGSDPFSFISLSPPHTQDYHFGLEDYEGISELFDCDFTDLSYL